From a region of the Castanea sativa cultivar Marrone di Chiusa Pesio chromosome 10, ASM4071231v1 genome:
- the LOC142612755 gene encoding uncharacterized protein LOC142612755 produces MEGISAGVYKGLRRYWRRRGYEKLNGSGRRRRTKHVELGSNRRRRFWRIKIKPKIRLGSPKKFFVWLRDGYMKMMMSLANSRTFTSSGYGFATAGTMYDGINGLTRGPLKEYDDKMIVELYKTMMMAQGALVPRDAANLGSQIVYQRELHS; encoded by the exons ATGGAAGGGATATCTGCTGGGGTGTACAAAGGTTTAAGAAGGTACTGGAGGAGGAGAGGCTACGAGAAGCTAAACGGGTCGGGTCGTAGGCGTAGGACGAAGCATGTGGAGCTGGGTTCGAACCGGAGGAGAAGGTTTTGGCGGATCAAGATCAAACCAAAGATTCGTTTGGGTTCGCCAAAGAAGTTCTTCGTTTGGCTTCGTGATGGGTacatgaagatgatgatgagttTAGCTAACTCACGCACTTTCACCTCGAGTGGCTATGGTTTTGCTACTGCTGGGACCATGTACGATGGGATTAATGGGCTCACCAGGGGCCCACTTAAGGAATACGATGATAAGATGATTGTTGAGCTCTACAAGACTATGATGATGGCTCAGGGAGCTTTGGTGCCTCGCGATGCAGCAAACCTTGGCTCACAAATTGTTTACCAACG TGAACTCCattcatga